A single window of Mustela erminea isolate mMusErm1 chromosome 4, mMusErm1.Pri, whole genome shotgun sequence DNA harbors:
- the LOC116589456 gene encoding putative olfactory receptor 2W6, whose protein sequence is MEKHNTSSFEGFILVGFSDRPHLELILFVVVLTFYLLTLLGNMTIILLSALDSRLHTPMYFFLANLSFLDMCFTTGSIPQMLYNLQGSDKTISYLGCAIQLYFVLALGGVECVLLAVMAYDRYAAVCRPLHYTVIMHPRLCGQLASVAWLSGFGNSLIMAPQTLMLPRCGHRRVDHFLCEMPALIGMACVDTMSLEALAFALAIFIILAPLILILVSYGYIARAVFRIKSAAGRKKAFNTCSSHLIVVSLFYGTIIYMYLQPANTYSQDQGKFLTLFYTIVTPSVNPLIYTLRNKDVKEAMKKVLGKAGAEG, encoded by the coding sequence ATGGAGAAACACAACACCAGCTCTTTCGAAGGCTTCATCCTGGTGGGCTTCTCCGACCGTCCCCACCTAGAGCTGATCCTCTTCGTGGTCGTCCTCACTTTTTACCTGCTGACTCTTCTTGGAAACATGACCATCATCTTGCTTTCCGCTCTGGATTCCCGGCTGCACACAccaatgtatttctttttggCCAATCTCTCGTTCCTGGACATGTGTTTCACCACGGGCTCCATCCCTCAGATGCTCTACAACCTTCAGGGCTCAGACAAGACCATCAGCTATCTGGGCTGCGCCATCCAGCTCTACTTCGTCCTGGCACTAGGAGGGGTGGAGTGCGTCCTCCTGGCCGTGATGGCCTACGACCGCTACGCTGCAGTCTGCAGACCCCTGCACTACACTGTCATCATGCACCCGCGACTCTGCGGGCAGCTGGCTTCAGTGGCATGGCTCAGTGGCTTTGGCAATTCCCTCATAATGGCACCCCAGACGTTGATGCTACCCCGCTGCGGGCACAGGCGGGTAGACCACTTTCTCTGTGAGATGCCAGCACTAATCGGCATGGCCTGCGTAGACACCATGAGCCTCGAGGCACTGGCGTTCGCCTTGGCAATCTTCATCATCCTGGCGCCACTCATCCTCATCCTCGTCTCTTACGGCTACATCGCGCGAGCGGTGTTTCGGATCAAGTCAGCCGCTGGGCGAAAGAAAGCCTTCAACACCTGCAGCTCCCACCTAATCGTCGTCTCTCTCTTCTACGGCACCATCATATACATGTACCTCCAGCCAGCAAACACTTATTCCCAGGACCAGGGCAAGTTCCTCACTCTCTTCTACACGATCGTCACTCCCAGTGTTAACCCCCTGATCTACACACTGAGAAACAAGGATGTCAAAGAAGCCATGAAGAAGGTGCTGGGGAAGGCGGGTGCAGAAGGATAG